From the genome of Pirellulaceae bacterium:
GTATCCTCTGTCGGCCTTTCGGGCCATGAGTCGCGCTGCCCAGCAGGTGTACGCTGCCATTCGACAACGAGGTAGCCAGCAATCGCAACTTGAGAACATGCAAACGCGGCAAGAACTGTATGAAGTTTTGGACTACCTAAACATCGAACGACGTATCGATCAATTGTTACGACGAGGAACCAAGAATGAGTGATGCAAAGAGTAAGACGGGTGGTCTGGCGGGTGTGGTCGCTGGTCAAACCGCCATTGCCACCGTAGGCGCCGAAGGGCATGGATTGAGCTACCGTGGATATTCCATCTATGATCTGACCCAACATGCTAACTTCGAGGAGGTCGCTCACCTGCTGCTGCGCGGCCATCTACCGACGAAAGCGGAGCTAGACGGATTCTGCCGCGAAATCATCGCGGCTCGCGAACTGCCCCAGGATCTCAAGTCGATTCTGGAAATCTTGCCAGCGGGCACTCATCCCATGGACGTGCTGCGCACCGGCTGTTCGGCGCTGGGATGCCTGGAACCGGAGCACGAAGTGTCACAACAAGATGCGATCGCCATTCGACTGTTGGCTACGTTTCCAGGAATGCTCTTGTACTGGCATCGCTTCCATCATGATGGAGTGCGAATTGATACCGCCAGCTCGGCGCAGTCGATTGGTGAACACTTCCTGACGATGCTGCATGGTCGAAAGCCCGATCCACTCTGGATTCAAGCCATGGATGTTTCTTTGACACTGTATGCCGAACACGAGTTCAACGCATCTACGTTTGCGGCGCGTGTCACAGTGGCCACACGCAGCGATTTCTACTCGGCGATCACCTCGGCCATCGGTACCTTGCGGGGACCACTGCACGGCGGTGCCAATGAAGCCGCTATGGAGGTGATCGAACGCTACCAAACTGCCGATGAAGCAGAAGCTGGATTGTTGGCCGCGCTAGAGCGGCGTGAATTGATTATGGGCTTTGGTCATCGAGTCTATCGCACTTGCGATCCTCGCTCGGATGTCATTAAGGGCTGGTCGAAGAAACTAGCTGACTCCGTAGGCGACGCGCGGCTGTATCCGGTCTCGGAGCGCATCGAGCAACTGATGTGGGACCAGAAGAAGCTGTTCCCGAACTTGGATTTTTACAGCGCATCAGCCTATCACTTCATGGGCATTCCGACGCCGCTGTTCACGCCGATCTTTGTGTGTTCCAGAATTACCGGCTGGGCGGCGCACGTCTTTGAGCAACGCGCCAATAACAAACTGATTCGCCCCGGTGCCGACTACATCGGACCTGCTGACCGCCCCTTTGTGCCCATCGAAAACCGCTAACCAGAATTGGATCATCATGACCGATAAATTGCTTGAGGAATTGGCCGATTACGCTTTGGCCGACGGGCAGTTCAACCAACTGGCTCGCGAGACGGCTCGCTTGTGTTTGCTGGATAGCTTGGGCTGTGGACTGCTAGCCCTAAAATATCCGGCCTGCACAA
Proteins encoded in this window:
- the prpC gene encoding 2-methylcitrate synthase, encoding MSDAKSKTGGLAGVVAGQTAIATVGAEGHGLSYRGYSIYDLTQHANFEEVAHLLLRGHLPTKAELDGFCREIIAARELPQDLKSILEILPAGTHPMDVLRTGCSALGCLEPEHEVSQQDAIAIRLLATFPGMLLYWHRFHHDGVRIDTASSAQSIGEHFLTMLHGRKPDPLWIQAMDVSLTLYAEHEFNASTFAARVTVATRSDFYSAITSAIGTLRGPLHGGANEAAMEVIERYQTADEAEAGLLAALERRELIMGFGHRVYRTCDPRSDVIKGWSKKLADSVGDARLYPVSERIEQLMWDQKKLFPNLDFYSASAYHFMGIPTPLFTPIFVCSRITGWAAHVFEQRANNKLIRPGADYIGPADRPFVPIENR